One part of the Suncus etruscus isolate mSunEtr1 chromosome 2, mSunEtr1.pri.cur, whole genome shotgun sequence genome encodes these proteins:
- the LOC125999587 gene encoding small integral membrane protein 30-like translates to MTSVSILSFIVFMSMFSALPVFEAAEAGDALAFLLGVVLSITGTCACLGVYARKKNGQI, encoded by the coding sequence ATGACCTCAGTTTCCATACTGAGTTTCATAGTCTTCATGTCAATGTTTTCTGCGCTCCCCGTCTTTGAAGCAGCGGAAGCTGGAGATGCACTCGCCTTCTTGCTGGGTGTTGTCCTCAGCATTACAGGCACATGTGCCTGTTTGGGAGTTTATGCTCGGAAGAAAAATGGACAAATATGA